One Streptomyces sp. ML-6 DNA segment encodes these proteins:
- a CDS encoding SulP family inorganic anion transporter, with the protein MSTSTVSPAARLRGLRPDWLSDPKVWRTEVLAGLVVALALIPEAISFSIIAGVDPAIGLFASFTMAVTISVVGGRRAMISAATGAVALVIAPLNREHGFGYLVAAVILAGIFQIVLGALGVAKLMRFVPRSVMVGFVNSLAILIFMAQVPEMHDVPWPVHPLIAAGLALMVFFPKVTKVIPAPLVSIVVLTVITVAAGIAVPTVGDKGDLPSSLPVPGLPDVPFTMDTLTTIAPYALAMALVGLMESLMTAKLVDDITDTRSSKTRESIGQGIANIVTGFFGGMGGCAMIGQTMINVKVSGARTRLSTFLAGSFLMVLCIVFGPVVSDIPMAALVAVMVMVSFATFDWHSVSPKTLRRMPAGEITVMVITVACVVATHNLAIGVVVGTVTAMVVFAKRVAHLAEVTAVTDPDGSTVVYRVTGELFFASSNDLVGRFDYATDPDRVVIDLSAAHIWDASSVAALDAIGTKYKQRGKTVEITGLNEPSAHLHDRLSGELAAGH; encoded by the coding sequence TTGTCCACGTCCACTGTGTCCCCGGCCGCGCGGTTGCGGGGCCTGCGTCCTGATTGGCTGTCCGACCCGAAGGTCTGGCGCACCGAGGTCCTGGCCGGCCTCGTCGTCGCTCTCGCGTTGATTCCCGAGGCGATCTCGTTCTCCATCATCGCCGGAGTCGACCCGGCGATCGGTCTGTTCGCCTCCTTCACGATGGCCGTGACCATCTCGGTCGTCGGCGGACGCCGGGCCATGATCTCGGCTGCGACCGGCGCTGTCGCGCTCGTGATCGCTCCGCTGAACCGTGAGCACGGCTTCGGGTACCTCGTCGCCGCCGTGATCCTGGCCGGCATCTTCCAGATCGTTCTCGGGGCGCTCGGGGTGGCGAAGCTGATGCGGTTCGTGCCGCGCAGTGTGATGGTCGGCTTCGTGAACTCCCTCGCGATCCTGATCTTCATGGCCCAGGTGCCGGAGATGCACGACGTGCCCTGGCCCGTCCACCCGCTCATCGCGGCGGGGCTCGCGCTCATGGTGTTCTTCCCCAAGGTCACCAAGGTGATCCCGGCCCCGCTCGTGTCGATCGTCGTCCTCACGGTCATCACGGTCGCCGCCGGGATCGCGGTGCCGACCGTGGGTGACAAGGGCGACCTGCCGTCCTCCCTGCCCGTCCCCGGCCTGCCCGATGTGCCGTTCACCATGGACACCCTGACCACCATCGCCCCCTACGCGCTCGCCATGGCGCTGGTCGGCCTGATGGAGTCGTTGATGACCGCGAAGCTGGTCGACGACATCACCGACACCCGCTCCTCCAAGACCCGCGAGTCCATCGGTCAGGGCATCGCCAACATCGTCACCGGCTTCTTCGGCGGCATGGGCGGCTGCGCCATGATCGGGCAGACGATGATCAACGTGAAGGTCTCCGGTGCCCGCACCCGTCTGTCCACCTTCCTCGCCGGCTCGTTCCTGATGGTGTTGTGCATCGTCTTCGGCCCGGTGGTCTCGGACATCCCCATGGCCGCGCTGGTCGCGGTGATGGTCATGGTGTCGTTCGCGACGTTCGACTGGCACTCCGTCTCCCCGAAGACGCTGAGGCGGATGCCGGCCGGGGAGATCACCGTCATGGTGATCACCGTCGCGTGCGTGGTCGCCACCCACAACCTGGCCATCGGCGTGGTCGTCGGCACCGTCACCGCCATGGTCGTCTTCGCCAAGCGCGTCGCCCACCTCGCCGAGGTGACCGCCGTCACCGACCCCGACGGCAGCACCGTTGTCTACCGGGTCACCGGTGAGTTGTTCTTCGCCTCGTCCAACGACCTCGTCGGCCGGTTCGACTACGCCACCGATCCCGACAGGGTCGTCATCGACCTGTCCGCCGCCCACATCTGGGACGCGTCCTCCGTCGCCGCCCTGGACGCCATCGGGACCAAGTACAAGCAGCGCGGCAAGACGGTGGAGATCACCGGTCTGAACGAACCCAGCGCCCACCTCCACGACCGGCTCAGCGGAGAACTGGCAGCCGGCCACTGA
- a CDS encoding transcriptional regulator has translation MPERTIDFGKFGARGIKGSEAVARKLDELSGGIVTPVTVKRGLMARLHYLTRTDHSRRAARDAGLTVTDRTLRAWLDEKRRPSRANLERIDLAYRRVRRQNVARHLLARLNAGGGTRVEIHPLNQSQVARPLQRMVEYRTMNVRRWDRIVDAWATGDRQGLDEAWVDTIVDLGSQWGQYEYVTNIGFAA, from the coding sequence ATGCCCGAGAGGACCATCGACTTCGGGAAGTTCGGCGCCCGGGGAATCAAGGGCAGCGAAGCAGTCGCGCGCAAACTGGACGAGCTGTCGGGCGGCATCGTCACCCCCGTGACTGTGAAGCGCGGCCTGATGGCGCGCCTGCACTACCTCACGAGGACCGACCACAGCCGCAGGGCGGCCAGGGACGCCGGTCTGACCGTCACCGACCGCACCCTCAGGGCCTGGCTCGACGAGAAGCGCCGGCCCTCGCGCGCCAACCTCGAACGCATCGACCTCGCCTACCGCCGGGTGCGCCGCCAGAACGTCGCCCGGCACCTCCTCGCCCGCCTGAACGCCGGTGGCGGCACCCGGGTGGAGATCCACCCCCTCAACCAGTCACAGGTGGCCAGGCCGCTCCAGCGGATGGTGGAGTACCGCACGATGAACGTACGCCGCTGGGACCGCATCGTCGACGCCTGGGCCACCGGCGACCGCCAGGGCCTCGACGAGGCATGGGTGGACACGATCGTCGACCTGGGGTCGCAGTGGGGACAGTACGAGTACGTCACCAACATCGGCTTCGCCGCGTAG
- a CDS encoding MFS transporter → MGRREARDTEGRIDTGKETGAPAPRRAALLWLSCAAQFMVVLDVSVVNVALPSIRTALGLDAAGLQWVVGSYALVFAGFLLLGGRLADLYGRRRTLVCGLVLFSVSSLVGGLATGPGLLIAMRAVQGLGAAVLAPATLTVLTTTFPEGPGRTKALAIWTAVSSAGGAAGNLIGGVLTDALSWRWILLINVPIGAVAVLAALYLLPSERSRAVSGRLDVPGAVLATLGVTALVLGVSRAGTQGWTGPAVLTGLAVGVVALIAFAVTETRYAAAPLVPPDLVRLRPIRVGNAAMLLAGGCFIPMWYFLSLYMQEVLHYGALATGFGFLPHTLVGIAAARLAPAAMERTGARGLIVLGAVLGALGFLWQSGIDTDSGYSDGLLGPAIVMSAGMGLLITPIITTVTSGIREQDAGAASGLMNTTRQLGGVVGLAALVTLATADGGPDLAYRTVFVAMAAVCAGVAVLALALPAPRKGRDDSVAIRR, encoded by the coding sequence ATGGGACGACGCGAGGCCCGTGATACCGAGGGACGAATCGACACCGGGAAAGAGACGGGTGCACCGGCACCCCGTCGGGCGGCGTTGTTGTGGCTGTCCTGCGCGGCCCAGTTCATGGTGGTGCTCGACGTATCGGTGGTGAACGTCGCACTGCCGTCGATCCGGACCGCGCTCGGCCTCGACGCGGCGGGGCTGCAGTGGGTCGTGGGCAGCTACGCGCTGGTCTTCGCGGGCTTCCTGCTTCTCGGTGGCCGACTCGCGGACCTGTACGGCCGACGGCGGACATTGGTGTGCGGGCTGGTGCTGTTCTCCGTCTCCAGTCTGGTGGGCGGGCTCGCCACCGGCCCCGGCCTGCTGATCGCCATGCGCGCGGTGCAGGGCCTGGGCGCCGCGGTGCTGGCCCCGGCCACGCTGACCGTTCTGACCACCACCTTCCCCGAAGGGCCCGGTCGCACCAAGGCGTTGGCGATCTGGACCGCGGTCAGTTCCGCCGGAGGCGCGGCGGGCAACCTGATCGGCGGCGTCCTGACCGACGCGCTGTCGTGGCGGTGGATCCTGCTGATCAACGTGCCGATCGGTGCCGTGGCCGTCCTGGCCGCCCTGTACCTGCTGCCGTCCGAGCGCTCCCGCGCGGTGTCCGGCCGACTCGACGTGCCCGGGGCGGTGCTGGCCACCCTGGGTGTCACGGCGCTCGTCCTCGGGGTGAGCCGGGCCGGAACGCAGGGCTGGACGGGGCCGGCCGTCCTGACCGGCCTGGCGGTCGGCGTCGTGGCGCTGATCGCGTTCGCGGTGACGGAGACCCGGTACGCGGCGGCTCCCCTGGTGCCGCCGGACCTGGTACGGCTGCGACCGATCCGGGTCGGCAACGCCGCCATGCTGCTGGCCGGCGGCTGCTTCATCCCGATGTGGTACTTCCTGTCGCTGTACATGCAGGAGGTCCTCCACTACGGAGCCCTGGCCACGGGCTTCGGTTTCCTGCCTCACACGCTTGTCGGCATCGCGGCCGCCCGCCTCGCCCCCGCCGCCATGGAGCGCACCGGAGCCCGGGGTCTCATCGTTCTCGGCGCCGTCCTCGGCGCCCTCGGTTTCCTCTGGCAGAGCGGTATCGACACGGACAGCGGCTACTCGGACGGCCTGCTCGGACCCGCGATCGTCATGTCCGCCGGCATGGGCCTGCTCATCACCCCCATCATCACCACCGTCACCTCCGGCATCCGCGAGCAGGACGCGGGGGCGGCCTCCGGGCTGATGAACACCACCCGGCAGCTGGGCGGTGTGGTCGGGCTCGCCGCCCTCGTCACCCTCGCCACCGCCGACGGCGGACCGGACCTGGCGTACCGGACCGTCTTCGTGGCGATGGCGGCGGTGTGCGCGGGCGTCGCGGTGCTGGCCCTGGCGCTGCCCGCGCCGCGGAAGGGCCGGGACGATTCGGTCGCGATACGGCGGTGA
- a CDS encoding TetR/AcrR family transcriptional regulator, producing the protein MPKRVDHAQRRAHIADALVRVAAREGLHAVTMRAVAAEAGMSLNLVQYYFDTKAQLMHAALQHLERQSHERWSARLEGPDGPGSARARLEALVDEVLPADADSHTFRLVWTSYAVLAMTDPELAEQPFVEGPNRLERQLTDILATARAAGEIEAHLDVSAEAARLLSLSHGVGISVLVGQRSAEQARYVMRYHLSRLFDDPTPPEDPDRCAAAVS; encoded by the coding sequence GTGCCGAAACGGGTGGACCACGCCCAGCGCCGGGCGCACATCGCCGATGCCCTGGTCCGGGTGGCCGCCCGGGAGGGACTGCACGCGGTGACCATGCGCGCGGTCGCGGCCGAAGCGGGCATGTCCTTGAACCTGGTGCAGTACTACTTCGACACCAAGGCCCAGTTGATGCACGCCGCGTTGCAGCACCTGGAGAGGCAGAGCCACGAGCGGTGGTCGGCACGGCTCGAAGGCCCGGACGGCCCCGGTTCGGCACGCGCCCGTCTGGAGGCACTGGTCGACGAGGTCCTGCCGGCCGACGCGGACAGCCACACCTTCCGCCTCGTGTGGACGTCCTACGCGGTACTGGCCATGACCGACCCCGAACTGGCGGAGCAGCCCTTCGTCGAGGGGCCGAACCGGCTCGAGCGGCAGCTCACCGACATCCTGGCCACGGCGCGGGCGGCGGGGGAGATCGAGGCACATCTGGATGTCTCCGCCGAGGCCGCGCGCCTGCTGAGCCTCAGCCACGGTGTCGGAATCAGCGTGCTGGTCGGGCAGCGGTCGGCGGAACAGGCCCGGTACGTGATGCGCTACCACCTCTCCCGCCTGTTCGACGACCCCACTCCGCCCGAAGACCCCGACCGGTGCGCAGCGGCGGTTTCCTGA
- a CDS encoding MerR family transcriptional regulator → MTQERHMQIGEVAERTGLSLRTIRHYEDVGLIVPSARSKGGFRLYTEADVGRLMVIRRMKPLDFSLEEMRDLLEITDRLGTRDDPPAPPERERLRARLDAYRKVADARCETLRARLAMAEDFAATLRDRTDADARPRAASGSIPSEGPSTETPARD, encoded by the coding sequence ATGACGCAGGAGCGGCACATGCAGATCGGCGAGGTCGCCGAGCGGACGGGGTTGTCGCTGCGCACGATCCGGCACTACGAAGATGTCGGCCTCATCGTCCCTTCCGCCCGCAGCAAGGGCGGCTTCCGTCTCTACACGGAGGCCGACGTCGGCCGGCTCATGGTGATCCGGCGCATGAAGCCGCTGGATTTCTCCCTCGAGGAGATGCGCGACCTGCTGGAGATCACCGACCGGCTCGGCACCCGGGACGATCCGCCCGCGCCTCCGGAGCGCGAGCGGCTCCGTGCGCGACTCGACGCGTACCGCAAGGTGGCCGACGCGCGGTGCGAGACGCTCCGCGCACGCCTGGCGATGGCCGAGGACTTCGCCGCCACACTGCGTGACCGGACGGACGCGGACGCCCGGCCCCGGGCGGCAAGCGGGTCGATTCCTTCCGAGGGGCCCTCCACGGAGACCCCGGCTCGCGATTGA